The following are from one region of the Amycolatopsis sp. QT-25 genome:
- the pcp gene encoding pyroglutamyl-peptidase I, whose protein sequence is MTSVLLTGFEPFGGERVNPSWQAVSLLTGRRHDAVAVELPCVFSRSLVTLRDAIDEYRPELVVCVGQAGGRSGVTPERVAINLIDARIPDNAGSQPVDVPVIPGGPNAYFTTLPVKACVAGIEHAGLPASVSHTAGTYVCNQVFYGLMHLLDNDFPGVRGGFVHVPYTPEQAARTTAPSLAVHRAAEALEIIVDTALSVTEDLSTPAGTLH, encoded by the coding sequence ATGACGTCAGTGCTCCTCACCGGTTTCGAACCGTTCGGCGGTGAGCGGGTGAACCCGTCGTGGCAGGCGGTTTCCCTGCTCACCGGCCGGCGGCACGACGCCGTGGCCGTCGAACTGCCGTGCGTGTTCTCGCGGTCACTGGTCACTCTGCGTGACGCGATCGACGAGTACCGGCCGGAACTGGTGGTCTGCGTCGGACAGGCGGGCGGCCGTTCCGGCGTCACCCCGGAACGCGTCGCGATCAACCTGATCGACGCCCGCATCCCGGACAACGCGGGCTCACAACCCGTCGACGTCCCGGTGATCCCCGGCGGGCCCAACGCCTACTTCACCACTCTTCCGGTGAAGGCGTGCGTCGCGGGGATCGAGCACGCGGGACTTCCCGCTTCGGTCTCGCACACCGCCGGGACGTACGTGTGCAATCAGGTCTTCTACGGGCTGATGCACTTGCTGGACAACGACTTTCCCGGCGTGCGCGGTGGTTTCGTGCACGTGCCCTACACGCCGGAGCAGGCCGCGCGGACGACCGCGCCCAGCCTGGCCGTGCACCGCGCGGCGGAAGCGCTGGAGATCATCGTCGACACCGCGCTTTCGGTGACCGAGGATCTTTCGACCCCCGCGGGCACCCTGCACTGA
- a CDS encoding M1 family metallopeptidase codes for MRYRSAAVIATVLAASVFGGGTALAGTGKPGADGAGDSYYPQDGNGGYDVGDYHLEIGYEPATKQLTGLQRITGRATQALSSFNLDLHGLTVDSVEVDGRTAAFTRTGDHELVITPARSLRNHERFTAEIAYHGVPQPIEDPSLGENGWQYAKSGGAFVAGEPKSATTWYPVNDTPRDKATFHLAVTVPSEWGVVSNGRERGQFTSGRNTTYVWAEETPAVPYLTTVAIDKWEVERTKLSDGTPVVNAYAPGAPAATKQAEARLPEIIDFLASKFGRYPVDAAGGIFLAEPIGFSLETLSRPIYSGAAGNVPTIVHENAHQWWGDSVAVDKWKDVCLNECFASYAEWLWSEAKSGQDLKARYLTAVQKATDRFWAGKLYDMGPGNEFTYVYSKGPVALHALKNHIGAAAFDRILKTWPALHRDGNASLPEFQKFAERVAHKNLQDFFDAWFYGATKPAPEFLYPGDLKPAA; via the coding sequence ATGAGGTACCGGAGTGCGGCCGTCATCGCCACCGTTCTGGCCGCGAGTGTCTTCGGCGGCGGGACCGCCCTCGCCGGCACCGGGAAACCCGGTGCCGACGGCGCGGGCGACAGCTACTACCCGCAGGACGGCAACGGCGGCTACGACGTCGGCGACTACCACCTGGAAATCGGCTACGAGCCGGCCACCAAGCAGCTCACCGGTCTTCAGCGGATCACCGGCCGGGCCACGCAGGCGCTGAGCTCGTTCAACCTCGACCTGCACGGACTGACCGTCGACTCGGTCGAGGTCGACGGGCGGACGGCGGCCTTCACCCGCACCGGTGACCACGAACTCGTGATCACCCCGGCGCGTTCGCTGCGGAACCACGAGCGGTTCACCGCCGAGATCGCCTACCACGGTGTCCCGCAGCCGATCGAGGATCCGTCGCTGGGTGAGAACGGCTGGCAGTACGCGAAATCCGGCGGCGCGTTCGTCGCGGGCGAGCCGAAGTCCGCGACCACCTGGTACCCGGTCAACGACACCCCGCGGGACAAGGCGACCTTCCATCTCGCGGTCACCGTGCCCTCGGAATGGGGTGTCGTCTCGAACGGCCGCGAGCGCGGGCAGTTCACCTCGGGGAGGAACACGACCTACGTCTGGGCCGAAGAGACCCCGGCCGTGCCGTACCTGACGACGGTCGCGATCGACAAATGGGAGGTCGAGCGGACGAAGCTGTCCGACGGCACCCCGGTCGTCAACGCCTACGCCCCCGGCGCCCCCGCGGCGACGAAGCAGGCCGAGGCGCGGCTGCCGGAGATCATCGACTTCCTGGCGTCGAAGTTCGGGCGATACCCGGTGGACGCGGCAGGCGGCATCTTCCTCGCCGAGCCGATCGGCTTCTCGCTGGAGACGCTGAGCAGGCCGATCTACTCGGGCGCGGCGGGCAACGTCCCGACGATCGTGCACGAGAACGCCCACCAGTGGTGGGGCGACTCGGTCGCCGTCGACAAGTGGAAGGACGTCTGCCTCAACGAATGCTTCGCCTCGTACGCGGAATGGCTTTGGTCCGAGGCGAAGTCGGGACAGGACCTCAAGGCGCGCTACCTGACCGCCGTGCAGAAGGCGACGGACCGGTTCTGGGCCGGGAAGCTGTACGACATGGGGCCCGGCAACGAGTTCACGTACGTCTACTCGAAGGGCCCGGTGGCACTGCACGCGCTCAAGAACCACATCGGCGCGGCGGCGTTCGACCGCATCCTCAAGACGTGGCCCGCCCTCCACCGCGACGGCAACGCGAGCCTGCCCGAGTTCCAGAAGTTCGCCGAACGCGTCGCGCACAAGAACCTTCAGGACTTCTTCGACGCGTGGTTCTACGGTGCCACCAAACCGGCGCCCGAGTTCCTCTACCCCGGGGACCTCAAGCCGGCTGCCTGA
- a CDS encoding Hsp70 family protein, translating to MDVLAIDFGTSSTVGVLSIHGRGTQVVEIDGSVTMSSAIYVDRDNTVFVGRDAERRARLDPSRFEANPKRRIDEGALQLGDVTLPMADAFAAVLRRVGEEAELLLQRPPAQVRVSHPAGWGPDRKQILRDAALKAGFGTTVLIPEPVAAAAHYASFDHGQRPPGPIAVYDLGAGTFDCAVVGVSAQGFAVLAEDGLSDLGSLDIDQALLVHIGREVSHSEPARWQRILRPQSVSDRRTRRSLLQDVRDAKESLSRHQQTEIPMPEPFDDVRVTRTELEALVRPSFLRSAELLATTIRRAGLSPDRLGGVYLVGGPSRMPLLASLLANQLGIAPTTQDQPETAVAFGLHHVHMGDEDAQLTVPAFAPVAPPARQRQPLRQQSWQQQPAQQQPGRQQPAQQQPGRQQPAQQQPRRPQPPRWTPPPPLPGRSWRKPTTYGVLALAAIVTTIVLLTGGEEEPVAASAPAKPVSCDHPGTKDAQGFTDCLRRIAAIVPQKDDCREAPDAAATVGAAAAVTCVFTGDKASNAINYYQGVAMAGLEDGVRQRMSKGKPVEGTWAAGGLRGRYVAGVGARSGIVLFGAEDAPLSAMLVSTRSDGTARTTAEMVEFFTAQLKP from the coding sequence GTGGACGTTCTGGCGATCGATTTCGGTACCTCCAGTACGGTGGGGGTGCTTTCGATCCACGGCAGGGGGACGCAGGTCGTCGAGATCGACGGGTCGGTGACGATGTCGTCCGCGATCTACGTCGACAGGGACAACACCGTTTTCGTCGGTCGTGACGCCGAACGCCGGGCCCGGCTGGATCCGAGCCGGTTCGAGGCGAACCCGAAGCGGCGCATCGACGAGGGCGCTCTCCAGCTCGGTGACGTCACGCTGCCCATGGCCGACGCCTTCGCCGCGGTCCTGCGCCGGGTCGGCGAGGAGGCCGAGCTGCTTCTTCAGCGCCCGCCCGCGCAGGTGCGCGTCTCGCATCCCGCGGGCTGGGGCCCGGATCGCAAGCAGATCCTCCGCGACGCCGCGCTCAAAGCCGGTTTCGGTACGACGGTGCTCATTCCCGAGCCGGTCGCCGCCGCCGCGCATTACGCCTCTTTCGACCACGGTCAGCGGCCGCCCGGTCCGATCGCGGTGTACGACCTCGGGGCAGGCACCTTCGACTGCGCGGTCGTCGGTGTCAGCGCCCAGGGATTCGCGGTGCTCGCCGAGGACGGCCTGTCCGATCTCGGCAGTCTCGACATCGACCAGGCACTGCTGGTGCACATCGGCCGTGAGGTGTCGCATTCCGAACCCGCGCGGTGGCAACGGATCCTGCGTCCGCAGTCGGTGAGCGACCGCCGGACGCGCCGGTCGTTGCTGCAGGATGTCCGGGACGCCAAGGAAAGCCTGTCCCGGCACCAGCAGACCGAGATTCCGATGCCGGAGCCGTTCGACGACGTGCGGGTGACGCGGACGGAGCTGGAGGCGCTCGTCCGCCCGAGTTTCCTGCGCAGCGCCGAACTCCTGGCCACCACGATCCGTCGTGCCGGGCTGTCCCCGGACCGGCTCGGCGGCGTCTACCTCGTCGGCGGGCCGAGCCGGATGCCGTTGCTGGCGAGTCTGCTGGCGAATCAGCTCGGGATCGCGCCCACCACGCAGGATCAGCCGGAGACCGCGGTCGCGTTCGGGCTGCACCACGTGCACATGGGCGACGAAGATGCCCAGCTGACCGTGCCCGCCTTCGCGCCGGTCGCGCCGCCGGCGCGGCAGCGGCAACCCCTGCGGCAGCAATCCTGGCAACAACAGCCCGCGCAGCAGCAGCCTGGCCGACAACAGCCCGCGCAGCAGCAGCCTGGCCGACAACAGCCCGCGCAGCAACAGCCGCGCCGCCCGCAGCCGCCACGCTGGACGCCACCCCCGCCCCTGCCGGGCCGGAGCTGGCGGAAGCCCACGACGTACGGCGTCCTCGCCCTCGCGGCGATCGTGACGACGATCGTTTTGCTCACCGGCGGCGAGGAAGAGCCGGTCGCCGCATCGGCCCCGGCGAAACCGGTGAGCTGCGACCATCCGGGGACGAAGGACGCCCAGGGGTTCACGGACTGCCTCCGCCGGATCGCCGCGATCGTCCCGCAGAAGGACGACTGCCGGGAGGCGCCGGACGCGGCCGCCACGGTGGGGGCCGCGGCGGCGGTCACCTGTGTGTTCACCGGCGACAAGGCGTCGAACGCGATCAACTATTACCAGGGCGTCGCGATGGCCGGTCTGGAAGACGGTGTCCGGCAGCGGATGAGCAAGGGCAAACCCGTGGAGGGCACCTGGGCGGCCGGTGGGCTCCGGGGGCGCTACGTGGCGGGCGTAGGCGCGCGAAGCGGCATCGTGCTCTTCGGGGCCGAAGACGCGCCGTTGAGTGCGATGCTCGTCTCGACCCGCAGCGACGGCACAGCGCGGACGACCGCGGAGATGGTCGAGTTCTTCACCGCGCAGCTCAAGCCCTGA